TCCGGGCGGGGGCAGCGTCATTTCCGCTGGAATTGCCAGTTCGGCAACATTGGGCATCGGAAAAGCCGCCACGGCCTACTTCATCCAGAACCTGAGCATCGAGAAAGCCCGGCAAATTTTTGAGGGCGAGCGAAAAAAAGCGAAGGCGTAAGCAGCAGCAATAACCCCGACCGGATGGGCCGAAAAACGTTGCCAATCCGGTCGGGAAGCCTTATTTCCGGTCGATTCCTTCCAGCACCCGCCGAATCTGGTTGGCGCGGGCCATAAACTCCGAGGAATCCTTCAGGTTCTGCTCGTCGATCAGCACTTTAAACTGCTTCAGAAACTCGATGTAATCGCCCAGCGCCTGGGAAACGTTAGTCCGGTTCTGGTCAAAAATCGGCGCCCACATCTGCGGGGAGCTTTTCGCCAGCCGAACCGTCGAGCTAAAACCCGTGCTGGCCATGTCGAAAATGGCCTGTTCGTCTTTCTCCTTCTCCAGGACCGTCAGCCCCAGCGCAAACGAGCTGATGTGGCTCAGGTGCGACACGTAGGCCAGGTGCAGGTCGTGTTCCTGCGGGTTCATGTAGAACAGCTTCATGCCGATGTCGCTAAACAGCGCTTCCACCAGCTTCAGGCTGTCGTAATGGCTTTTCGCGCGGTCGCAGATGATGAGGTTTTTACCGGGCAGCAATTCCCGAAAAGCCGCCCCCGGACCGGAATTTTCGGTGCCCGCCATCGGGTGAACGGCCACAAACTGCGCCCGTTTCGGATGCGCATCGGCCAATTGGCAAATCAGCCCTTTGGTCGAGCCAAGATCCGTAACCGTAGCGCCTTCCGGCAGGAGATCCAGCACCGGCGGCAGTAAGTCCAGAATGGCGTTAACCGGCGTCGCCAGCACCACCAGCGTACTGACGGCCACGGCTTCGGCCAGCGGTTTCATCTCGTCAACGATGCCTTTGGCCAGGGCCAGTTGCCCGTGGACGGGGGAAGCATCCACCCCCACAAACTTGGCCTTCGGGTATTTTTCCCGAACTGCCAGGGCAAACGAGCCGCCCAATAACCCAACTCCTACAATCGTAATGGTCATATTTTCCATCTCCGCTAACCTCCACTCTCCGTTGCTTAACTCCGCGAAATGATTAAGAGAACTGTTTCGCGGAGTCAAGCAGCGGATTAAAGAGTTGAGCAGAGGTTATTTTGAGATTC
This Larkinella insperata DNA region includes the following protein-coding sequences:
- a CDS encoding prephenate dehydrogenase, producing MTITIVGVGLLGGSFALAVREKYPKAKFVGVDASPVHGQLALAKGIVDEMKPLAEAVAVSTLVVLATPVNAILDLLPPVLDLLPEGATVTDLGSTKGLICQLADAHPKRAQFVAVHPMAGTENSGPGAAFRELLPGKNLIICDRAKSHYDSLKLVEALFSDIGMKLFYMNPQEHDLHLAYVSHLSHISSFALGLTVLEKEKDEQAIFDMASTGFSSTVRLAKSSPQMWAPIFDQNRTNVSQALGDYIEFLKQFKVLIDEQNLKDSSEFMARANQIRRVLEGIDRK